From Heptranchias perlo isolate sHepPer1 chromosome 8, sHepPer1.hap1, whole genome shotgun sequence, a single genomic window includes:
- the LOC137324552 gene encoding follicle-stimulating hormone receptor-like isoform X2: MTIANTGMRFFPDITNIHSEEFFLLEFRDNINMQVIPSYAFQGLSTGTLNIKLINNGLIEVQSHAFNGTDLDYLNLTGNQNLQKVHNDVFMGATGPTVLDISRTGITALPVHGLKFIKKLIARSTNNLKKLPPLENFVELREASMTYPSHCCAFENENAKKKKELQWSAVCNMFHSKNYDFSNTSSDTESEIGSTPSRRSMQMNSAVPQQYTFLENEAWFDLSEDEPIFDYGLCSDVVDVICNPKADDFNPCEDIVGKDILRVIIWLMNILAIIGNVVVLIVLLTSRYKLTVPRFFMCNLAFADFCMGLYLLLIASVDIRTKSQYYNYAIDWQTGVGCASAGFFTVFASELSVYTLTVITLERWHTITYAMQLDRKLRLRHAIVIMCGGWAFSFTVAVLPLVGISNYKKVSICLPMDINTPVSQAYIIFILVLNVIAFLIICFCYIKIYLTVRNPNFISTNSDTKIAKRMAVLIFTDFICMSPISFFAISAALKVPFITVSSSKILLVLFYPINSCANPFLYAFFTKTFRRDFYILLSRFGYCEMKAQLYRTETTSSVHNSNVRNGALASVSHFGQGTVYTELLVADNRQQCESRNLNSQVSHQTLAGIYTVN, encoded by the exons TGAATTTCGAGACAACATAAACATGCAAGTCATACCTTCTTACGCTTTCCAAGGATTAAGCACTGGAACATTAAATAT aaagctgattaACAATGGGCTCATAGAAGTACAAAGTCATGCATTTAACGGAACAGATTTAGATTATCT CAATCTCACAGGTAATCAGAATCTACAGAAAGTACACAATGATGTTTTCATGGGAGCAACAGGTCCAACTGTTCT GGACATTTCCAGAACCGGTATCACTGCGCTTCCAGTTCATGGCTTGAAATTTATTAAGAAGCTCATTGCACGGTCTACCAACAACTTGAAAAAGTTACCACCTCTGGAGAACTTTGTAGAGCTAAGAGAGGCCAGTATGACATATCCTAGCCACTGCTGTGCATTTGAAAATGAAAATGCTAAGAAAAAAAAGGA ATTGCAATGGTCCGCAGTATGTAACATGTTCCATAGCAAGAATTATGATTTCAGCAACACAAGCTCCGACACTGAATCTGAAATCGGTTCCACGCCTTCAAGAAGATCTATGCAAATGAACTCTGCTGTACCTCAACAATATACATTCCTTGAAAATGAGGCATGGTTCGACTTAAGTGAAGATGAACCTATTTTTGACTATGGTCTCTGCTCAGATGTAGTAGACGTGATCTGTAATCCAAAAGCGGATGATTTCAATCCATGTGAAGATATTGTGGGAAAAGATATTCTAAGAGTGATAATATGGTTAATGAATATTCTTGCTATAATAGGGAATGTTGTTGTTCTCATAGTCTTATTAACCAGTCGGTATAAACTCACAGTCCCACGATTTTTCATGTGCAATCTTGCTTTTGCTGACTTTTGTATGGGCCTCTACTTGTTGCTTATTGCTTCTGTAGATATCCGAACCAAAAGTCAGTATTATAACTATGCCATAGACTGGCAGACTGGTGTTGGTTGTGCGTCTGCTGGGTTCTTCACTGTTTTTGCCAGCGAGCTCTCAGTGTACACACTGACTGTGATCACCCTGGAAAGGTGGCACACAATTACTTATGCCATGCAACTGGACAGAAAACTCCGTCTGAGGCATGCCATTGTGATTATGTGTGGTGGTTGGGCATTTTCTTTCACTGTGGCAGTACTGCCTCTTGTAGGGATCAGTAATTACAAGAAGGTTAGCATCTGCCTCCCTATGGACATAAATACCCCAGTCTCTCAGGCTTACATTATTTTCATTTTGGTACTGAATGTTATCGCATTTTTGATCATTTGTTTCTGCTATATTAAAATCTACTTAACAGTTAGAAACCCCAACTTTATCTCCACAAATAGCGATACAAAAATTGCCAAACGCATGGCCGTGCTAATCTTCACAGATTTCATTTGCATGTCTCCTATATCTTTCTTTGCTATTTCAGCAGCTCTGAAGGTCCCTTTTATCACCGTGTCCAGTTCCAAGATTCTCCTGGTTCTGTTCTACCCAATCAATTCTTGTGCCAATCCCTTCCTGTATGCATTTTTCACAAAGACTTTTCGCCGAGATTTCTATATTCTTTTAAGCAGGTTTGGTTACTGTGAAATGAAAGCACAgctttacagaacagaaacaacaTCCTCTGTTCATAACTCCAACGTGAGAAATGGTGCTTTGGCCTCTGTGTCGCACTTTGGTCAAGGCACGGTGTACACCGAGCTTCTGGTAGCCGACAATAGACAACAGTGTGAAAGTCGTAACCTCAATTCTcaagtgtcccatcaaacacttgcaGGAATCTATACTGTTAACTGA